One Luteimonas sp. MC1825 DNA segment encodes these proteins:
- the ruvC gene encoding crossover junction endodeoxyribonuclease RuvC → MTRILGIDPGSQRTGVGIIDVDATGRVKHVFHAPLNLMAGVAACKGDLPQRLRRLLDGLRAIVEEHRPDEVAIEQVFMSKNADSALKLGQARGAAICAVVMHDLPVHEYGARQVKLALVGKGAADKAQVQHMVGAMLGLTGRLQADAADALAIAITHAHVSASARRLGIDERLAWSRK, encoded by the coding sequence GTGACCAGGATCCTCGGCATCGACCCGGGCTCGCAGCGCACCGGCGTCGGCATCATCGACGTCGATGCCACCGGGCGCGTGAAACACGTGTTCCACGCGCCGCTCAACCTGATGGCCGGCGTGGCCGCGTGCAAGGGCGACCTGCCGCAGCGCCTGCGCCGGCTGCTGGACGGCCTGCGCGCGATCGTCGAGGAGCACCGCCCGGACGAGGTCGCCATCGAGCAGGTGTTCATGTCCAAGAACGCCGACTCCGCGCTCAAGCTCGGCCAGGCCCGCGGTGCGGCGATCTGCGCGGTGGTCATGCACGACCTGCCGGTGCACGAATACGGCGCGCGCCAGGTCAAGCTGGCGCTGGTGGGCAAGGGCGCGGCCGACAAGGCGCAGGTGCAGCACATGGTCGGCGCGATGCTCGGCCTCACCGGCCGCCTGCAGGCCGACGCCGCCGATGCCCTGGCCATCGCCATCACCCACGCCCACGTCAGCGCCAGCGCGCGGCGCCTGGGCATCGACGAACGCCTGGCCTGGAGCCGCAAATGA
- a CDS encoding YebC/PmpR family DNA-binding transcriptional regulator → MGRGPSIEGRKNAEDARRGKIFTKLIREISVAARAGGGDLGSNPRLRSGVDKALAANMTKDVIERAIKKATGELEGVDYEEIRYEGYAPGGVAVIVDCLTDNKVRTVADVRHAFGKFGGNLGTDGSVAFMFHKQGVLRYAPGASEDAVTNAAIEAGADDVVVYPEDGAIDVVTSPEDFGAVRDAMAAVGLPADHAEITMRADNDIAVEGDTAQQVVKLLRWLEDIDDVQAVYSNAELGDDAYA, encoded by the coding sequence ATGGGCAGAGGCCCCTCCATCGAAGGCCGCAAGAACGCCGAAGACGCGCGTCGCGGCAAGATCTTCACCAAGCTGATCCGCGAGATCTCGGTCGCCGCACGCGCCGGCGGGGGAGACCTCGGCAGCAATCCGCGCCTGCGCAGCGGCGTGGACAAGGCGCTCGCTGCGAACATGACCAAGGACGTGATCGAGCGCGCCATCAAGAAGGCGACCGGCGAGCTCGAGGGCGTGGACTATGAAGAGATCCGCTACGAGGGCTACGCCCCCGGCGGCGTGGCGGTGATCGTCGACTGCCTGACCGACAACAAGGTGCGCACCGTGGCCGACGTGCGCCATGCGTTCGGCAAGTTCGGCGGCAACCTGGGCACCGACGGCTCGGTGGCCTTCATGTTCCACAAGCAGGGCGTGCTGCGTTACGCGCCGGGTGCCAGCGAGGACGCGGTGACCAACGCCGCCATCGAGGCCGGCGCCGACGACGTGGTGGTGTACCCGGAGGATGGCGCGATCGACGTGGTCACCTCGCCCGAGGATTTCGGCGCTGTGCGCGACGCGATGGCTGCCGTGGGGCTCCCCGCCGACCATGCCGAAATCACCATGCGCGCCGACAACGACATTGCCGTCGAAGGCGACACCGCGCAGCAGGTGGTCAAGCTGCTGCGCTGGCTGGAGGACATCGACGACGTCCAGGCCGTGTATTCCAACGCCGAACTCGGCGACGACGCGTACGCGTAA
- a CDS encoding alpha/beta fold hydrolase yields MAAARRALLLHGLWMPPLAMRRFAARLRTAGFTTGIIGYRSIFGSTDAAVDALRARLRGGEPTHLVGHSLGGLMALQALQAEPALPVARVVCLGTPLCGSGAARVLSRRALTALYLGRSAALLRQGCVALPEGVEVGMVAGSRPRGLGALVARFDEPHDGTVAVAETRLPGLADHVVIDASHSGLLVSAEAARLAIGFLRDGRFAR; encoded by the coding sequence ATGGCCGCCGCGCGCCGCGCACTGCTGCTGCACGGGCTGTGGATGCCGCCGCTGGCGATGCGGCGTTTCGCGGCGCGCCTGCGGACAGCGGGCTTCACCACCGGGATCATCGGCTACCGGAGCATCTTCGGCAGTACCGATGCCGCGGTCGACGCGCTGCGCGCGCGGCTGCGCGGCGGCGAGCCGACGCATCTCGTCGGCCACAGCCTCGGGGGGCTGATGGCCCTGCAGGCGCTGCAGGCCGAGCCCGCGCTGCCGGTGGCGCGCGTGGTCTGCCTCGGCACGCCGCTGTGCGGCAGCGGCGCGGCCCGCGTGCTGTCGCGCCGCGCACTGACCGCGCTGTACCTGGGGCGCAGCGCGGCCCTGCTGCGGCAGGGCTGTGTCGCCCTGCCGGAAGGCGTGGAGGTCGGCATGGTCGCCGGCTCCCGGCCACGCGGCCTGGGTGCGCTGGTGGCGCGTTTCGACGAGCCGCACGACGGCACCGTGGCGGTCGCCGAGACCCGCCTGCCGGGCCTGGCCGACCACGTGGTCATCGACGCCTCGCACAGCGGGCTGCTGGTGTCGGCCGAGGCCGCGCGCCTGGCGATCGGGTTCCTGCGCGACGGGCGTTTCGCGCGCTGA
- a CDS encoding GNAT family N-acetyltransferase has protein sequence MTVTIRRATPDDAATLSRLAARTFTETFGHLYPPEDLEAFLADAYAVAKQHLILSHPDYAVWLLEDDGEAVGHAAVGPCGLPHPEVAPGDGELKRLYLMASHQRGGWGGRLFDTAMGWLERDGPRTLWIGVWSGNAGAQRFYARRGYEPVGEYLFPVGRVQDLEFILRRPAPGAG, from the coding sequence GTGACCGTCACCATCCGTCGCGCGACGCCCGACGATGCCGCGACCCTGTCGCGGCTCGCGGCGCGCACGTTCACCGAGACCTTCGGCCACCTGTATCCGCCCGAAGATCTCGAGGCGTTCCTCGCCGACGCCTACGCGGTCGCAAAGCAACACCTGATCCTGTCCCATCCCGACTACGCGGTCTGGCTGCTGGAGGACGACGGTGAAGCCGTCGGTCACGCCGCGGTCGGCCCCTGCGGCCTGCCGCATCCGGAGGTCGCCCCCGGCGATGGCGAACTCAAGCGCCTGTACCTGATGGCGTCGCACCAGCGCGGCGGCTGGGGCGGCCGGCTGTTCGACACCGCGATGGGCTGGCTGGAGCGCGATGGCCCGCGCACGCTGTGGATCGGCGTGTGGTCGGGCAATGCCGGCGCGCAGCGCTTCTATGCGCGGCGCGGTTACGAGCCGGTGGGCGAATACCTGTTCCCGGTGGGGCGCGTGCAGGACCTGGAGTTCATCCTGCGCCGCCCCGCACCCGGCGCAGGCTGA